Proteins found in one Campylobacter concisus genomic segment:
- a CDS encoding polyribonucleotide nucleotidyltransferase: MQYSIEVNNQVEIFDLNKVAKQASGAVLLRVKNTVVLATVAREDTQVEEDFLPLTVQYIEKAYAAGKIPGGYVKRETKPGDFETLTARIIDRSLRPLFPKGYAYPTQIVVMVLSADPEVDLQVVSLNAASVALYLSDIPVNRPVCGVRVGYIDEKFVINPSNSELKQSAIDLYVAGTKDELLMIEMRSLPQQTTQLIPMVAIEPMIDPSLSDSMAQKQLMNEFSEDMMVEAIDFAGKAILRASSAYEEAFKEHKKEDAVLELKPEIENENIAIYIDKFYKAEVKNAINQMAKSERASELSKIAKQISSDEVAQKEGWDEAVITNVLGKYKKKIVREQIINEGVRADGRGLEEVRPISIETNVLPNAHGSCLFTRGQTQALVVTTLGTDSDAQMYDILTEKVPFVEKFMFNYNFPGFSVGEASPLKAPGRRELGHGNLAKRALAPSIDLASPYTIRVVSEILESNGSSSMASVCGGSLALRAAGVNTLKLVAGVAMGLIFEGDKHAVLTDIMGLEDHDGDMDFKVAGTSDGITALQMDIKLGGISLEVLKEALYQAKRGRGHILSLMTEADKNIEINEDVLPKLELFSVDPSKIVDIIGQAGKTIKEIIEKFEVSIDLDREKGEVKIAGGAKKNVDAAKDYIISITSKDNGRSFGKKPFKHDKERSKPNFNIGDEFLGTVKSVVDFGVFIELKDGIDGLLHISKIKAPLNIGDQVKVCVSEQKGNKISLSLVE; this comes from the coding sequence ATGCAATATAGTATAGAAGTCAATAATCAGGTTGAAATTTTTGACCTTAATAAAGTAGCAAAACAAGCTAGCGGAGCGGTACTTTTAAGGGTGAAAAATACCGTAGTTTTAGCAACTGTTGCAAGAGAGGACACACAAGTTGAGGAGGATTTTTTACCTCTAACGGTGCAATACATTGAAAAAGCTTACGCCGCTGGAAAAATTCCTGGCGGTTACGTTAAGCGTGAGACAAAGCCAGGCGACTTTGAAACGCTAACAGCTCGCATCATTGATAGATCTCTTAGACCACTCTTTCCAAAAGGTTACGCATATCCAACTCAAATCGTTGTAATGGTGCTTTCAGCTGATCCTGAGGTTGATTTGCAAGTTGTGAGCCTAAATGCGGCTTCAGTTGCGTTGTATCTTAGCGACATCCCAGTAAATCGCCCAGTTTGTGGCGTTAGAGTTGGCTACATAGATGAAAAATTTGTGATCAACCCAAGCAACTCTGAACTAAAACAAAGTGCGATAGATCTTTATGTAGCTGGCACAAAAGATGAGCTTTTGATGATCGAGATGAGAAGCTTGCCTCAGCAAACTACGCAGCTTATCCCAATGGTTGCGATTGAGCCGATGATAGATCCGAGCTTAAGTGACAGCATGGCTCAAAAACAGCTAATGAATGAATTTAGCGAAGATATGATGGTTGAGGCGATTGATTTTGCTGGTAAGGCGATATTAAGAGCTAGTAGCGCTTATGAAGAAGCATTTAAAGAGCATAAAAAAGAAGACGCTGTGCTTGAGCTAAAACCTGAGATAGAAAATGAAAATATCGCTATTTATATCGATAAATTTTATAAAGCTGAAGTCAAAAATGCTATCAATCAAATGGCAAAAAGCGAGCGCGCGAGCGAACTTAGCAAGATCGCGAAACAAATTTCAAGCGATGAGGTAGCACAAAAAGAGGGTTGGGACGAGGCTGTTATCACAAATGTCCTTGGTAAATATAAAAAGAAAATCGTTAGAGAGCAGATAATAAATGAAGGCGTAAGAGCTGATGGGCGTGGTCTTGAAGAGGTTAGGCCTATTAGTATTGAGACAAATGTGCTTCCAAATGCACATGGCTCATGCCTCTTTACAAGAGGACAGACGCAGGCTTTGGTTGTCACTACTCTTGGCACTGACAGCGACGCTCAAATGTATGACATCCTCACTGAAAAAGTACCTTTTGTAGAGAAATTTATGTTTAACTACAATTTTCCAGGCTTTAGCGTAGGTGAGGCAAGCCCACTAAAAGCTCCTGGTAGACGCGAGCTTGGACATGGAAATTTAGCCAAACGTGCCCTTGCGCCAAGTATCGATCTAGCTTCTCCATACACAATAAGAGTCGTTTCAGAAATTTTAGAGAGTAACGGCTCAAGCTCGATGGCTAGCGTTTGTGGTGGCTCGCTCGCACTTAGAGCAGCTGGCGTAAATACTTTAAAACTTGTCGCAGGTGTCGCTATGGGATTAATATTTGAAGGCGATAAGCATGCAGTGCTAACAGATATCATGGGACTTGAAGATCATGACGGTGACATGGACTTTAAAGTAGCAGGTACAAGTGATGGCATCACAGCGCTTCAGATGGATATTAAGCTTGGTGGCATTAGTTTAGAAGTGCTAAAAGAGGCACTTTATCAAGCAAAACGTGGTAGAGGACATATCTTATCTTTGATGACAGAAGCGGATAAAAATATAGAAATAAATGAAGATGTGCTTCCAAAGCTTGAATTATTTAGTGTCGATCCAAGCAAAATCGTAGACATCATCGGACAAGCTGGCAAGACTATAAAAGAGATCATTGAGAAATTTGAAGTCTCAATCGATCTTGATAGAGAAAAAGGCGAGGTGAAAATCGCAGGTGGAGCAAAGAAAAATGTCGATGCTGCAAAAGACTACATCATCTCTATCACTTCAAAAGACAATGGACGTTCATTTGGCAAAAAGCCTTTTAAACACGACAAAGAGCGTTCAAAACCAAATTTTAATATCGGTGATGAGTTTTTGGGAACTGTAAAGAGTGTGGTTGATTTTGGTGTGTTTATCGAGCTAAAAGATGGCATTGATGGCTTGCTTCATATCTCAAAGATAAAAGCTCCATTAAATATAGGCGACCAGGTCAAAGTATGTGTGAGCGAGCAAAAAGGAAATAAAATTTCGCTCTCTTTGGTTGAATAA